Within Romboutsia sp. CE17, the genomic segment TATTAGATGATGGATATATACCAAGTTACTGTACAGCATGTTATAGAAAAGGAAGAACTGGAGATAGATTTATGTCTCTTGCAAAATCAGGAAACATAAAATATGTCTGTGAGCCTAATGCAATTATGACTCTTCTTGAGTTTACTTTAGATTATGGAGACAAGGAATTATATGATAAAGCTCAAGAAATTATAAATACTGAAGTTGAAAATATTCCAAGAGAAGATATAAAGAATATGACTAAAGCAAGTTTAGAAAAAATGAAAAATGGTGAAAGAGATTTTTATTTATAGGAGGCTAGTATGAATATCACTCCAAATTCAAATAGAAAACATATAGGGATATATGGTAATACAAATAGTGGAAAATCATCTCTTATGAATACTATTTTAGGTCAAGATATATCACTTGTATCCAGTGTAGAAGGAACTACCACTGACCCTGTCCAAAAAGCTATGGAACTTATACCATATGGTCCAGTTTTATTTATTGATACAGCGGGTCTTGAAGATAAAACTGAACTTGGATCTATAAGAATTAAAAAAAGTTATGAGTTCTTAAAAAGATTGGATCTTGCTTTATATGTAGTTGATGTAAAAAATCCAGATCTCGATACTTATAAAATTTGGAAAAGAGAAGCGGCTAAATACAACGTAGATCATATTGTAGTTATAAATAAAATAGATACTGCAAGTAAAGAAGAAATAGATAGCTTAGTTAAAAACTTTAAGGAGTATATTCCTGTTTCTGCTAAGTATAAATCTGGAATTGATGATCTTAGAAGCGAAATAATAAAGCATCTAGAAGATGGAGAAGAAGAAAAGCCTATTGTTGGTGACTTATTAGAATATGGTTCAAAAGTAGTTTTAGTAGTTCCAATTGATAGTGAGGCACCAAAGGGAAGAATAATTCTACCACAAGTACAAGTCATAAGGGATTGTTTAGACCATGGTATAAAGACTTATGTTGTAAGAGATACTGAACTTGAAGAAGCAGTAAATGAAGTCAAAGATATAGACTTAGTTATAACTGATTCTCAAGCTTTTAAAGAAGTTGATAGTATAATACCTAAAGATTTAAAGCTTACAAGTTTTTCAATATTATTTGCTAGACAAAAAGGTGAACTAGATGAATTTTTAGAAGGAACAAAAAAGCTTGATAGTTTAAAACCGAATGATAAGATATTAATCTGTGAAAGTTGCACACACAATGTGTCTCATGAAGATATAGGAAGAGTTAAGATACCTACTATGCTAAGAAAAATAGCAGGGGGAGATTTAAATATTGATCATATGGTTGGATATGATTTTAAGGAAAATGTTGAAGACTATGATTTAATAATTCACTGCGGTGCATGTATGGTAAATCGAAAAAGTGTATTAAATAAGATAAATATATGCAAAGAAAAGAATGTACCTATAACTAACTATGGAATGGTTATAGCATATTTTACAAAAATATTAGATAGATCAGTTGAGATTTTTAAATAATTTATAAAAGAATTAAAGTAAAATGTTTTAAATATAAGAAGCTACCTTAAAATATATAGTAGCTTCTTTTTTTGTAGAAGATAATAATAAAATATTATAGAAATTAGGATATAATCTAATTAGGGGTGGGAATATTGATATACAAGTCAGGGAAAATTGGATACTATAAATCTTATGAATATGCAAAAACTATATTAAGTAAAATGAAA encodes:
- the hydF gene encoding [FeFe] hydrogenase H-cluster maturation GTPase HydF gives rise to the protein MNITPNSNRKHIGIYGNTNSGKSSLMNTILGQDISLVSSVEGTTTDPVQKAMELIPYGPVLFIDTAGLEDKTELGSIRIKKSYEFLKRLDLALYVVDVKNPDLDTYKIWKREAAKYNVDHIVVINKIDTASKEEIDSLVKNFKEYIPVSAKYKSGIDDLRSEIIKHLEDGEEEKPIVGDLLEYGSKVVLVVPIDSEAPKGRIILPQVQVIRDCLDHGIKTYVVRDTELEEAVNEVKDIDLVITDSQAFKEVDSIIPKDLKLTSFSILFARQKGELDEFLEGTKKLDSLKPNDKILICESCTHNVSHEDIGRVKIPTMLRKIAGGDLNIDHMVGYDFKENVEDYDLIIHCGACMVNRKSVLNKINICKEKNVPITNYGMVIAYFTKILDRSVEIFK